One Rubidibacter lacunae KORDI 51-2 genomic region harbors:
- a CDS encoding GNAT family N-acetyltransferase: MLIRNADDCDAAAIASIHIAAWRKAYSGIVPNHILDALDVSQRTQQWAANIAAASLRTMVADTEGHIVGFASFAGTRDEDDDPLAIAEIQAIYVDPDKWGKGIGQRLCTSVIAELCTQSYSSATLWVLKDNQRACRFYKLAGFRMDGKTKTRTIGVPLQIVRYRKNLEYAM; the protein is encoded by the coding sequence ATGCTGATTCGCAACGCCGATGATTGTGACGCCGCTGCTATCGCGAGCATTCATATAGCTGCTTGGCGCAAGGCCTACTCGGGCATTGTCCCCAATCACATCCTTGACGCCTTGGATGTTTCACAGCGTACACAGCAATGGGCCGCCAACATTGCCGCTGCCTCTCTCCGCACGATGGTTGCAGACACGGAAGGCCACATTGTAGGCTTCGCATCTTTCGCTGGTACCCGCGATGAAGACGACGATCCCTTAGCGATTGCCGAGATCCAGGCAATTTATGTCGATCCCGATAAATGGGGCAAAGGAATAGGGCAAAGACTATGCACCTCAGTCATCGCGGAACTTTGCACTCAATCATATAGCTCTGCAACGCTTTGGGTACTGAAAGACAATCAACGTGCTTGTCGCTTCTACAAGCTTGCAGGTTTTCGAATGGATGGCAAAACAAAAACTAGAACGATTGGGGTGCCTCTTCAGATCGTCAGATATCGCAAAAATCTCGAATATGCCATGTAA
- a CDS encoding VOC family protein has protein sequence MLVLPSLSFYGRTEEALEFYRDALGAETTFLMRFADSPLAKETEASDRQLIFHATFRINETKFMATDVGYDDPDTDVSGSRVSFVLRLDSVQRATEMFEALADDGHIVLPLASSGFTSLYGVVTDRFGLSWKINVDKEGR, from the coding sequence ATGCTAGTCCTACCTTCACTTAGCTTTTACGGGCGAACTGAGGAGGCACTCGAGTTTTACCGTGATGCACTTGGCGCTGAAACGACGTTCCTGATGAGATTTGCGGATAGCCCACTTGCAAAAGAAACGGAGGCGTCGGATCGACAGCTGATTTTTCACGCTACGTTCCGCATTAATGAGACAAAGTTCATGGCTACGGATGTGGGTTACGACGATCCAGACACAGATGTTTCGGGGTCGCGTGTTTCCTTTGTTTTGCGTTTGGACTCAGTGCAGCGAGCAACCGAGATGTTCGAAGCTTTAGCAGATGATGGGCACATTGTTTTGCCACTAGCCTCATCGGGCTTCACATCCCTTTATGGCGTGGTAACCGATCGCTTTGGATTGTCGTGGAAAATCAACGTAGATAAGGAAGGCAGGTAA
- a CDS encoding IS3 family transposase, with product MAVDALKMALTQRGRPEQLVHQCDRGSQYASKEYQRWLGAYGIECSMSRWGNCWDNAMVKSFFATLKTEFLYQTDDLNTEEAKSEIFESIEVFYNRQRHSTLGYETPADLAQAAQAT from the coding sequence ATGGCAGTAGATGCCCTGAAGATGGCGCTGACTCAGCGCGGTCGGCCCGAACAGCTAGTGCATCAGTGCGATCGCGGCAGCCAGTATGCGTCGAAGGAATACCAGCGCTGGTTAGGAGCGTACGGCATCGAGTGCTCGATGAGCCGTTGGGGCAATTGCTGGGACAACGCGATGGTGAAGAGCTTCTTTGCGACGCTGAAAACAGAGTTCCTGTATCAGACCGACGATCTCAACACGGAGGAAGCAAAGTCCGAAATCTTCGAATCCATCGAGGTCTTCTACAATCGGCAACGGCACTCGACCCTAGGCTACGAAACGCCAGCGGACTTGGCGCAAGCCGCACAAGCGACTTAA